From Corynebacterium pseudotuberculosis:
TATTTATGGCGATCCGCAGAACGACGAGCGCGACGGTTCATACCCGAGATCTTGCCGCCCTTAGGGATAGGGCCTTTGGGGAGTCCCACGTTGGTTTGGACATTGTCCATGGACTCGATGCGGCTAGCGATTTCATACACATCGTTCTTCTTGTACTGGCGATCGAGCTTGAGCAAGCTGGACTGCAGTTTTTTCAGCGGTACCTCGCCCTCACCGCTGCCCACAAACATTTCATGAATCGGCACACCAGGTGCTAGACGTGAAAGTCGCTGGCGCTGCTGATTGATCAGCGGGCGCAGATGATTTTTATTGCCCTCGCCTACAAGAACAATGCCGCAGACGCCAATAACGCGGTGAAGCACATCCATTTGCTTAGTCACAGCAACACCAGTCTTGGTGCGCCATACAATGCCCACACCTGAGCGTAGATTCTCTAGTGCCCAGCCTGCGGCACCGGCCTGTCCCTCAGCCTTTTCGTAGACGCTATTTTGGAGCCTACGGGTGAAAATGAACATAGCAAGGAGCACACCCAGCAACAGGCCAGTGGGCAGCATAAACCACTGACCGTTCCACAACATTCCGATGAGGAAGAAAAGCAGGCCGAGGCCAAGGATTGATCCCACCATGATCGGCACTAGGGCCTTGTCCTGCTTGCGCTGGATGTTAAACGCCTGCCAGAGCTGAGACCAGTTCTGGCGGCGCTGGGCGCGCTTCGCCGCGCGCTGCTCCTTCTTCGCGGCCTTATCGGCCTGCTTCTTCGCGTCTGCCATGCATACCAGCTTAGCGGGCCATCCTATGCTATCTGCAATTAGACTCCGAGGCTCCTTGCAATGCAGATAGATCTTTGGCGGAAATCGGCCCTGACGGGCCAAGCTACCACGTTGTGGGGTCATGCTTTAGAGCATGGAAAGATAACGCAACGTCGATCCGCGAGCCCCCTGAGTGCCAGGGGCACAGTACCTCATAAGCTTGGCGTGCGGGTTAATCGAGGACAGAACCCGCGGCATGATGCCAAGAAAAAAAGAAGACCTATCGGGGGATAAGTCTTCTTTCTAAAATACTGAGGGAAAATATTACCGGGAAGAAACAACCGGGGTTTCTTTTGAGGGGCCGTATTTGCTCAGAAGCGTAGATGCCTCCTGGGCTGTGGTTCCCGCAGAAGTCTCAGCCAGATGTGCAAGATTATCCGGAAGCGTTTCCCCACGTGCCGCGAGAGCTTCAGAGTAAAGCTTGCCCGCTCGGTAGGAGGACCGCACGAGTGGGCCGGACATGACTGCCCCGAAACCTAACTCGCGGGCAAAATCAGCGTGTTCGATGAACTCTTCTGGTTTTACCCAGCGCTCGATGGGATGGTACATGGGGCCAGGGCGCAGGTACTGAGTGATAGTGATGATGTCACAGCCAGCAGAGTGCAGATCCGTGAGGGCCTCCCTGATTTCTTCGACCGTTTCGCCCATGCCAAGGATGAGGTTGGATTTGGTCACTAGGCCAAAATCGCGGGCCTGGCGGATTACGTCTAGGGAACGCTCATACCGGAATGCAGGACGGATACGCTTGAAGATGCGGGGGACAGTCTCCAAGTTATGCGCAAAGACTTCCGGTCGTGCTTCAAAGACTTCCTGCAAAAGGTCAGGCTTGCCCGAGAAATCCGGGGTGAGATTCTCTACACCCGTATGTGGGTTGAGCTCATGGATCTTGCGAACGACCTCGGCGTAGAGCCAAGCGCCCTCATCCTCTAAATCGTCGCGGGTTACTCCAGTGATAGTGGAGTAATTCAACTTCATTTCACGCACAGATTCAGCAACTCGACGCGGTTCATCGCGGTCGAGGGGTTCTGGCTTTGCAGAGTTAATCTGGCAGAAATCACAGCGTCGTGAGCAGTTGGCACCACCGATGAGGAAGGTTGCTTCACGGGATTCCCAGCATTCATGAATATTGGGACAACCGGCTTCCTGACACACGGTGTGCAGGCTGGCTCCCGATACCTTTTTCTTCATGTCCTGGTATTCAGGGCCAGTTTTTACCGCAGTGCGGATCCAGCGTGGTTTGCTCTCGATGGGGGTCTGCGAGTTGCGGGCCTCAACTCGGAGCATTCTGCGTCCTTCGGGTGCTGTAGTCACCCTATGCACACTACTCGTGCTACAGGTGCACGTCGAAAAGCCCTCACTCGATGGGGGTTAACCAGGGAAAAGAGTGAGGGGGTGAGGCGGCGCCTTTTGTACATGTGTTGTTTTACACAGTTCTGGGAAGCCCTTTGGTGGGATCTGGTGCAGAAGCAAACGTATGGTCTGCGACGATGAGTTTTCCAGAGAACGCATCCAGCAGAGCCTGGATAAGCGGTTGGGTTATGGACTCGACTGTGACCTCTTCCCCGAGCTCTTGGGAGAGCGTAGTAACTCCGGCGTCGGAGATTCCACAGGGAATGATGTGCTGATAATACTCGAGGGTGTTAGAGCAGTTAAGCGCCAAGCCATGCATAGTCACGCCACGCGTGATCCGGATACCTAATGCGGCTATTTTACGGTGATCGGCATCGCAGGCACCGGGAACCCAGACCCCGGAGCGGCCGTCGATACGCCCGGCATGACTAATGCCGCGCTGGCGCACAACCTGAATCAACGCCTCCTCAACGCGGCGCACGTAATCCACTACATCGATGGGGTCGGCGAGTTTGAGGATTGGATATATCACCAGCTGACCAGGGCCATGCCACGTAATACGGCCGCCTCGATCAACATCAATAACAGGCAAGCCATTTGTGGGGCGATCCTCCGGCTGAGTTCGCTTTCCTGCGGTATACACGCTTGGGTGCTCAAGAACTAAAAGTACGTCGCCAACCTCATCTGCCGCGCGTTGTTTGGCCAAGGCAGCTTGGTAGTCCCAAGCCTCTTGATAATCCATCACGCCGAGGTTACGGATCTCCACGGGGTTTGCAGAGGCACGGATGGATTTGTCAGCAGGGAAAAAGGGATCACGAGGCGCAGTCATGGCACTGAGGATACGTCTGACTCTCTGTCACTGAAAATACATGGAGTCTTAGCGTATTTGCATTGACGTTAGGGCAATCGTTCAGCGTAAAGACCATGAGTATTACACCAGATCGGGAAATTTATCCGATGCCAATGTTTGTCACACTGACCGTTAAAGATTTCCAGCGCAGCGAGAAATTTTTCCACGCTGCCGGTTTTATTACCTTAGCTACCGTTCCAGACCCACAAGGCAATCCGGCGGTTCTTCATCTGCGCAGGTTAAGAAACCAAGATGTACTGTTGGTTCAGCAAGAAAACACGGAGTCGAAGACGCACAGCACAGCGCCCGCAAGCGTTCAAGTGTCCTTTTCTACGCACCAAGAGGATCTTGACCAGCTAGCTCTTTGCTTAGAAAGCGCGGTAAGTGGGTGCGCTGAAATAGAAAAACCTCAAGACACCTTGTGGTTTACCAGAGATCTTGTGGTTACAGATCCAGACGGTCATCGAATTATTTTTACCCAACAGAGAAGAGATGATGCAGCAGACGCTACACGCTGGGCAGAAACGTTCTCATAACGCCTAAACAAAACAACAACGCCACCATGCTTTGTTCTAAAAGACATGGTGGCGTTGTTCGGCTAGGGCAGAGCGCTAAAAATTCTTAAACTCCGTTAGCCTCTGCGTATTCGTCGGCGGTGAGAAGCTTTCCGACGGACTCAACTTCCACCTCAAAGAGCCAGCCATCGCCGAAAGGATCGTTGTTGATAATGGAGTAGTCGTCGTGAACTGCGTCGTTCACAGCGGTTACCGTGCCTGTAACAGGGGAATACAGGTCGGAGACGCTCTTAGTGGACTCGACCTCGCCACAGGTCTCGCCGGCCTCTACGGAGTCGCCAACCTGGGGAAGCTCAGCAAAGACAACTTCCCCCAAGCGGTCAGTGGCCACCGAGGTGATGCCAACTTTGACAGTCGCCCCGGCAGCGGAATCAGCGATTGCGTCGATCCATTCGTGGTCTTCGGAGTAGGAGAAGCTTTCAGGAAGAGACATAGGTTTGGGTCTACCTTTCTAGAATGCGAAACGACTCATATAGATCATTTTGGAGTCTATCGGTTTAGTTTTTCTCGCGGGAGTAAAACGGCAAAGAAACTACCGTGAAGGGATATTTTTTCCCTCTAATATCTGCGGTGAGTTCTGTACCCACTTCACTGAGTTCTTTTTCCACGTAGGCCAAGGCAATAGGGTGCCCCAGCGTCGGCGAGGGCTGCCCCGAGGTGACGGTTCCCACAACGTTTCCATCGCCGTCGAGGATCTCTGCGCCGTGTCGTGCTGCACGACGTTCTGAGGATGCCAGCCCAACGAGCACCCTTGTATGAGTACTAGGAGCGCTCAGAGCCTCTTTACCCACAAAGTCGCCTTCTTTTTTCTTACTCACCAGCATGCCCAATCCCGCGTCTCTGGGGCTAAGGTCTCGGGAGAGCTCGTTCCCATAGAGGGGCATTCCGGCTTCAAGGCGCAGTGAGTCTCTAGAAGCAAGCCCACAGGGGAGCAGCGAGTAACGCTCATCTTGGCCGGCCTGATAAATAGCATCCCATAGTGCAGGAGCTTTATCGTTGGATATATAGAGCTCAAATCCATCTTCTCCGGTATATCCAGTCCGAGCTAGGAGCACAGAAAAGCCTGCTATAACGGCGTTGCCGCATGAATAGTAGCGCATGTTGGATATCAGATCGGCCGTATCTGGATCCGCGGAGGCGTCGATAAGCGAAAGAAGCAGCGCCTGAGAACGGGGTCCCTGAACTGCGATGAGTGCAGTATCTGTAGACTCATCAGCGACAGTGACTTGGTATCCTGCGGCTCGTGAGCGAAGTTCCTCAGCAACCACCGCCGCATTTCCAGCGTTAGGGACAACCAGAAATTCATCGTCAGCTAAGCGATACGTAATCAAGTCATCAATGATGCCACCGTCCTCGGAGACGATCATCGAGTATTTTGCTTTGTTAACGGGAAGCACAGAGAGCTGAGAGATCAGCGCATAATCAAGGAAGTCCCCGGCCTGTGGTCCGCTAACCCGAATCTCTCCCATATGAGAAAGATCAAATAACCCACATGTTTTACGCACTGCATGGTGTTCTTCAAGCTCGGAACCGTACTTCAGCGGCATATCCCAATCTCCAAAGGGCGTAAAAGCAGCCCCTAGATCCTGGTGCCGGCTGTGCAAAGGCGAGGTACGAAGTGTGGAAGCCATATGCTTTAGATCCTTTCATCGAAAAATATATGAGCGAGCTGCTGACCTCTGCGGCGTGAATACGGAAGAACGTAGGACCACACCGCAGAGATGCGTGAAGCGAGGCTAGCCCTCGACGTTAAAAGCCTCAGGCGGTGGGCAGGAGCATACAAAATTCCTGTCGCCATAAGCCTCATCGAGGCGACGAACGGATGGGAAATACTTGTTAGCCTGAAGCGATGCCACCGGATAGGCGGCCTGAGCACGGCTAAACAAGTGATCCCAGTTATCTCTAGCGATGGAATAAGCAGTAAAAGGTGCGTGGTGCAGGACAGATTCTTCATATTCAATGGCACCATCAGCGATCTGCTGGATCTCTGCGCGAATAGCAAGTAATGCCTCGATAAAGCGGTCTAGCTCGCCCTTATCTTCAGATTCCGTGGGCTCCACCATCAATGTGCCAGCGACAGGGAAGGACAGCGTGGGAGCATGGAATCCATAATCCATCAAACGTTTGGCCACATCCGCAGCCGTGACGCCTGTCTGATCAGTAATCGGACGCAGATCAAGGATGCACTCATGCGCTACCAAATCATTTTCACCGGTATAGAGAATAGGGAAGGCATCTTTTAATGAGCGTGCCAGGTAATTCGCCCCAAGAATTGCCGAAGCGGTGGCCTCGCGTAGACCCTTGCCACCCATCATCGCAATATAAGACCAAGAAATCGGAAGGACACCCGCCGAACCAAACCGTGCAGATACCATGGGGACTCCCGTAGATAATGGGCACGGAATCGCAGCATCTGAGTCCAATGGGTTAGTGGGTAAGAAAGGCACGAGATGCTCTGCTACAGCCACAGGACCTACACCAGGACCGCCTCCCCCGTGGGGAATTGTGAAGGTTTTGTGCAGGTTGAGATGGCTGACGTCACCCCCAAACTTTCCTGGTCGTGCTACTCCAGCGAGTGCATTGAGGTTTGCTCCGTCGATATAGACCTGGCCGCCTGCTGCGTGTACCTTCTCGCACACGTCAGTTACGGTATCTTCAAAAACACCGTGCGTGGACGGATACGTAATCATGATGCCGGCCACGTGTCCCTCATGCTTGGCCAGTTTTGCGTCAAGATCATCAACATCGATGGAACCATCCGCTGCTGTGGCAACCACAACTACTCGAAGATTAGCCAAGGTCGCAGACGCTGCGTTTGTTCCATGAGCAGATTGCGGAATCAGAATGATATCGCGTTGATTGTCACCACGAGACTGGTGGTAACGGCTAATAGCCAGCAAGCCAGCCAACTCACCTTGAGATCCAGCATTGGGCTGAACAGACACTCGGGCATAGCCGGTGATATCAGCAAGCCAGCCCTCGAGCTCCTCGATCAGTGCCCTCCAGCCTCGGGTCTGAGAATCTGGAGCAAAGGGGTGAATGTTTGCAAACTCCGGCCAAGTGATGGGCTCCATACCCGTGGTCGGATTCAGCTTCATGGTGCATGAGCCCAAAGGGATCATCGAGCGATCGAGGGCAAGATCTTTGTCTGACAAAGCCCGAAGATAACGCAGCATCTGGGTCTCTGAATACACAGAGCTAAAGACCGGGTGGGTAATAGGCTCGTTGCTGCGTACTGCCCATTCTGGGAAGTCTTTAGAAGTCTCCTCCAAGACACTCGCTCCAAAAGCCTCGGCTAACGTAACCACATCTTTCGCAGTGGCCGACTCCCCAAAAGCAACACTAACCAGATCTGTGCCGATAGGACGCACTAAATAGCCAGATTCCGCCAGAGCATCGGTAATTTCTTGAGCCCTTCCGGGGACTCGAACCGTGACAGTATCAAAAAAGTCTTTATGTACCAGCTCTAACGTAGACTCGTTTTCTACTGCCGCAGCAAACGTGGAGGCGAGTTCATGCACATGGCGTGCGATGGCTTTGAGCCCTTCAGGGCCATGCCAGATCGCATACATTGAGGCACATACTGCTAGCAGGGCCTGAGCAGTACAAATGTTGCTGGTCGCGCGCTCTCGGCGGATATGTTGTTCTCTGGTTTGCAGGGCCAATCTATAAGCAGGGTGGCCCTCAGCATCTACGGAGACACCGACGATTCGGCCCGGTAGCTGGCGCTTGAACTTATCAGATACCGCCATAAAGGCGGCATGTGGGCCACCAAAGAACAAGGGGACACCAAAACGCTGGGAAGAACCCACAGCAATATCTGCATCCATCGCGCCGGGAGATTCCAATAGAGTGAGCGCGAGGAGATCCGTGGACACTGCGGCTAGTCCGCCGCGTGCATGAATATCAGCGATAATGGGGCGAATATCGGAGATATCACCTTCAGTGCCTGGATAGGCTATAACCACGCCCACCAAGCTATCTCCGACTAGCCCTGAAGTAACATCAGCGATTTCCACCTCTACGTCGATGGCGCGCGCACGCTCGGCCGCGACAGAGAGAACTTGGGGGTGCAGGCGGGCGTCGAGAAGCACTCTGTGACCCTTTTTATTGGTGCGCGCCATTAACCCGACGGCTTCAGCGACCGCGGTGGCTTCATCGAGCAAAGAGGCATTGGCTACGGGGAGTCCGGTGAGCTCACTAACCAAGGTCTGGAAGTTAAGCAGCGCCTCCAGGCGTCCCTGCGAAATCTCGGGTTGATAAGGGGTGTAGGCGGTGTACCATGCAGGGTTTTCTACAACATTTCGCCGAATCACTGGAGGAGTAAGGGTGTCATAAAAACCCTGTCCGAAGAATGATTTGAGAACCACATTCTGGTCTGCATACTCGCGTAGCTTGGTTAGCGCCTCTTCCTCCGACAGCGGATGCGCGGGTTCAGGAAGATCTTGGGACTTAATCCCGGAGGGAACTGCGGCATCTAACAGCTCTTCGAGGGAGGCGTATCCGACGCGTTTGAGCATCGCCACCCTCTCAGTTTCGTTGGGTCCGATGTGCCGGCTCACATAGCGTGCAGAGGGCGAGGATATCGTCATAGTCTTCAACTTCTCCTTGGGTGGAGGATGGCTAGTGATGCTCGCCATTATATGGATGAAACAGTGGTTTTGGATACATATTGAGGAAGAGGGTGCATAAAAACTCTGTGAAATTAATCGGACGATGGCTAGCTTGTCGTTTTTGAGGGAGCTAGGGCTTAAGAGGCTAGAAAACCGAAGATTGGTATTTCTAGCGTTCTCACAAACCACACCTTTATCTGTAAGAATCGAAGAAAAAGGCGGCAGCCGACTCCTCTTGAAAGAGAAGTCGGCTGCCGCCTGATTACCAGTGGAACGCTATCCGCGGAACCGCAGGTGGATTAGAGGTTGAGGTCGTCCTGGAACTTAGCCTTTTCCAGGCGATCCTTGATCGTCGCGGTGAAGCGACCGGCATCAGCGCCGTCTACGATCTGGTGATCATAAGAGAACGGGATGTAGCACATTTGACGGATTGCGATGGCGTCCGAGCCATTCTCAGTGATTACCACTGGGCGCTTCTGGATCGCAGCGGTGCCCAAGATACCAACCTGCGGTGGAACCAAGATTGGGGTATCTGCCAAGGCACCCTCGGAACCGATATTGGTCACAGTGAAGGTTGCGCCGGATAGGTCGTTTGGCTTCAGCTTATTGTTACGGGCGCGATCGGCCAGATCAACAATAGCCTGAGCGATCTCCGGCAACGTAAGCTCCTGGGCCTTGTGGATCACAGGGGTGAGCAGACCGCGCTCGGTATCCACTGCAATCGCAATATTGACGTCGGAGTGGTAAGTGATCTCCTTGGTGGCAGCGTTGTAAGACGCATTCACGTTCGGGTGCAGGACTAGAGCCTCAACCACGGCCTTAACAAAGAACGGCAGGTAGGTCAGGTTAACGCCATACTTTTCGATGAATGCCGGCTTGTTGTCCTTGCGCAGCGTGGCAACGTTGGTCATATCCACCTCTTGAAGATGCGTGAGCTGTGCAGAAATCTGCAATGCCTCGACCATCTTCTTAGCCGTGATCTCGCGGATGCGGTTGACCTTCTGGGTGGTACCAATAAGCTCTGCCTTTGCAGGATCAACGCTCTTGGTGGACCAGTTAGCGCGAGGATCCTTAACAGCAGCAGGGGCTTCTTTTTGAGCCGGCTCAGATCCTTGCCCGGCTGCGGCGAGAACGTCTTGCTTACGGATACGGCCGCCAACGCCGGTACCTTCGACCTTATTGAGGTCAACGCCGTACTTATTAGCAAGCTTGCGTACCAATGGGGTCACATAAGGAACGTTTTGGTTATCGACTGGCTTTGCAGCCTCTTTAGCCGGTTCTTCCTTAGGTGCTTCCTTGGTGGGTTCTGCCTTGGGTGCTTCCTGCTTCGGCTCTTCCTTCTTCTCATCAGAATCGCTTGCGGCAGGAGCCTCACCTTCCTCACCGATGATGGCGATAACATCGCCGACATCAACGGTGTCGTCTTCGTTGAAGCGAACCTCCAACAGAACGCCCGCAACGGGGGAAGGAACCTCGGTGTCAACCTTGTCAGTGGAAACCTCGAGCAACGGCTCGTCGACGTCGACGGTGTCGCCGACAGACTTGAGCCACTGGGTAATTGTTCCCTCAGTGACGGATTCGCCGAGTTCAGGCATTTCAACGGAGTGCGCCATAGTGTTTAGACTCCTCGAAAGTCGTGTAGATCAAAAAGCTAATACCTAATGAGCGTACCGTCTAACCCAAACAGATGTGATGTTAAGGGGGAATTCTCTGTAGATTTTGCCCCTACAATTAACTTCTGTGTTCAATTTTTTCGGACGAAAGACCCCCAGATCTAACATCAAACCGCCCCGAGGCCCGGGCGATACTGTTCGCGAAAAAGATCTGCTTTACCTCAAACAATGGAGCGAGTCGCGTGCAGTAGTTGAGGGTTTTGTTGAGCCTGAGACCGTTGTCAACGAGATGTCGATAGTGCTTGTGGATATCACGGGAGATTTCACGCGACGCAGGATTGGCGGGCCTAAAGGTATCGACGTCGTAGCAAAAGAACTAGGAATTCCCGTGTATGACGTGGAAGAGACTGGATATCCGCAGAGAATGCGGGAAAAAATCGAGCGCGACAGGATTTTACGTAAACGTGAGGAACAACGCCTCAGGCGCGCAAAGTTTGAAAAAGATAACGATGCTAAGGATTAGCCGTATATAGCGTGCCGACGCCTCTCCGTAACCCAAAACAGGGCAATGCTCATAGAAGAAAAATCCGCTGATGGTCTTACCCTTGGCCGACCATCAGCGGAGTGAAGAAGTTACTTTTCCTCAGAAATCTCTGCAAGAGCAGCTAGGAAGGTGCGTACCGGCACACCTGTTGCGCGCTTCGGCGTATAGCCGTACACCCCTGCGTTATTGTATGACGGTCCAGCGATATCTACGTGGACCCAATCGATACCTTCGGCAACAAAATGGCTAAGATACCATCCGGCGGCCAGCATTCCGCCAGAACGTGATTTGGTGATGTTACGAATATCCGCCACTGGGGATTTGATCGCTTCGCCGAGTTCTTCCGGAAGCGGCATAGCCCAGGCCTGCTCGCCTACGGAACGGCCGATTTCCGCGATGCGATCGCGGAAGGCGTCGGATCCCATGACACCGGAAGTGCGGTCTCCAAGGGCCACAAGCTGCGCACCGGTCAGCGTTGCAGTCTCGATCAGGTAATCCGGCTTATCTTCGCATGCACGCGCGATAGCGTCAGAAAGCACAAGACGGCCTTCTGCATCGGTATTGAGTATCTCTGAAGTAATTCCGCCGTAATGAGTGATAACGTCGCCTGGACGATAAGCATCCCCGCTAGGCATATTTTCTGCGAGTGGGATTGTCGCAGTGATTTTTACTTTCAGGTCTAGGCGAGCTGCACCAATGACGGTGGCTACGACTGCAGCAGAGCCGCCCATGTCGGAGATCATGTCGTCCATCCCGGCGCCAGGCTTGAGCGAAATTCCACCGGTGTCAAAGGTAATGCCTTTTCCAACCAAAGCAACGCTCTTTTTCGCCTTCTTAGGGGCCCAAGTGAGTCGTACAAGGCGTGGCTTACGCGCAGAGCCGTTGCCAACAGCGAGAATGCCTCCGAACCCTAATTTTTCGAGTTTCTTCTCATCAAGAATCTCCACGTCGATGCCGTGGTCTTCTGCTTCCTTCTTGATGATCTCCGCATAGGACTCAGGGTAGAGATGAGAGGAAGGAGCGTTGACTAAATCGCGGGCGAACATGACGGATTCCGCCGTGATCTGTGCAGCCTGGAATTCGGGCTTGGCGGTTTTCTTATCTCCCAGTGACAAGAAGGTGACCGTGCCCACTGGCTTCTTGGCAGCAATAGCCTCGGCAGACTCAGAACGGATCCCCTTGTAGTCATAGGCTCCCAGTGCAAAACCTTCTACGGCGGCGCGCAGGCCGAAAGCACCGAGAGTAGTGGCTACGGAGTCCACACCTGCTAAGGAGCGTGCTGCGACGCCAGCGGCGCGCCTGAGAGCCTCATCGTCGAGTTTGTCATTGTTACCAAGTCCGACGCCGACAATGAAGTCCACCTCGATTCCTTCGATAGAAGGAACCCTGTGGATTTCTCCTGCCTTTCCGGTTGCGCCAACCGCGCTAAAGAGCTCCCAGATTGCTACTTCTAAGTCATCATCAAAAAGTCCGGTCGCAGCAAACTCCAGACCGTCTTCTCCTGCAAAGAGGGCAACCGCAAGAGCCGTCGTATCGTCTGGAAGCTTCTTGGCCAACGCGAGTTCTGTCGCAGAGCCACGGGACGCAAGTGAAAACTGAGTGCTCAAAGTTTAGTACCTCCAAAAGTTGGTAACGAGGTCCTCAGACCCCGTGGAAAACGTTATTTATCAGACTATCTAATTGAGCAGGCCAATGTGCGGTGTACGTTTAAATTATGGTGTCTCTTAAGTTCAGCATCCACAAAACAGAATCTCAGACTTCCGCTGAAGAACTTGCGGATATCCTTGCTCACCCAGGCTTTGGCAAGCGTTTTACTGATCACATGGTAACCATCGATTGGAACGCGGAACAGGGGTGGCATGACGCAAAGGTTGTTCCTTACGCTCCTCTTGTCCTTGATCCTGCCGCTAGCGTTTTGCACTATGGTCAGGCAATTTTTGAGGGAATTAAAGCCTACCGGCATTCCGATGGCACGATTAAGACCTTCAGGCCTAAAGCCAATGCTGTTCGATTCCAACGTTCCGCAGCGCGCATGGCTATGCCGGAACTCCCCACGGAGATTTTTGTTGAGTCTTTGCGGCAACTTGTAGATATCGATCGTGACTGGGTTCCCGCAGCTGGGGGCGAGGAAGCGTTGTATCTGCGTCCGTTTATGATTGCTACTGAGGCGACGCTAGGTGTGCATCCCTCGAACTCGTATCGCTACGTGCTGATCGCTTCCCCCGCCGGCGCTTATTTCTCAGGCGGTATTAAGCCTGTATCGGTGTGGCTATCTGAGGATTATGTTCGTGCTTGTCCTGGAGGCACGGGTGCTGCAAAGTTTGCTGGTAATTATGCGGCATCTCTGGTTGCTCAAGCCCAGGCGACAGAAAAAGGTTGCGATCAAGTGGTGTGGCTGGATGCCCACGAGCATCGTTATATCGAAGAGATGGGAGGGATGAACCTCTTCTTTGTTATGGGTGAGGAGTCTGCGCCGCACATTGTTACCCCTCAGCTCTCGGGTTCTCTCTTACCCGGAGTCACCCGTGATTCTCTTCTTCAGATTGCTCGTGACCTGGGGTATACCACGGAAGAGCGGCGCATCTCTACAGAAGAATGGCAGGAAACGGCTACCAATGGCTCTATGCTAGAGGCCTTTGCCTGTGGCACTGCCGCGGTGATCACCCCTGTGGGGTTTGTTAAGTCAAACCATGGTGACTTTGAGATCAATCATAATATCGCCGGCGACATCACTATGAAGCTGCGCGAGATACTCACAGGTATTCAGCGTGGCACAGTGGAAGATCCGCACCAATGGATGCACACTTTGGTCTAGAACAACTAGTGTGAGAATTTTTTAAAGCCATAAGCCGCTGTAGAGAAACAAATCGGCTTATGGCTTTTTACTTCGACTTATCCCGATGCGGAACGCTAAGGGATACAAGAATACTTAGAGCACACAGACTCCAACAGCTAAGAAAACCGCTGAGGCTGCCGTGCACGAGTGCATGATAAAGCCGATAGTGTCCCCGTTCATTCCCTCAAAGCGTCGATTGCAATGCCTGATCCCTAGCACAGCGATACCGATACTGAGTAGGAGGGAGGTGATAACGATGATAGCTACGGTGGAGGCTCCGATGAGCAGCGGGATGCCCACGGAGGCTGTAGAAACAATGCTGAGCCATATCGCTATCGTGGTAGTGGGGACTGTGCCAATCATCATGGCTCCGAATCCAGTCGGACGCATCGGTTTTAAAGTGGAATGCGCGCTAAAGATTGAGCACAGCCTGCCGATCACCGGTGCAAAGAAAATCATCCACCAGTACCCACGGCTGATGAGAGCGTCAAAGCTTGCGATCTGAAGCGTTAGAGAGATAAAGACGGAGCCCATACCAATAAGCCCGGTCGTTGGGTCTGCAATAATTTCCCTAGCCCGCTCAGGGGGAGCGTAACTGCCTAGGGCATCGGCTACATCTGCGAGCCCGTCAAGGTGCATGAACCGTGTGAAAAGCTCCCAGAAACACACAATCACCACTGCGGTTAAAAGCGGCGTGATCTGGAAGAGAAACCCTAGACCGGCCAAACCAGCCCCGAGCACACCTAACAGAATGCCGA
This genomic window contains:
- the gcvP gene encoding aminomethyl-transferring glycine dehydrogenase, translating into MTISSPSARYVSRHIGPNETERVAMLKRVGYASLEELLDAAVPSGIKSQDLPEPAHPLSEEEALTKLREYADQNVVLKSFFGQGFYDTLTPPVIRRNVVENPAWYTAYTPYQPEISQGRLEALLNFQTLVSELTGLPVANASLLDEATAVAEAVGLMARTNKKGHRVLLDARLHPQVLSVAAERARAIDVEVEIADVTSGLVGDSLVGVVIAYPGTEGDISDIRPIIADIHARGGLAAVSTDLLALTLLESPGAMDADIAVGSSQRFGVPLFFGGPHAAFMAVSDKFKRQLPGRIVGVSVDAEGHPAYRLALQTREQHIRRERATSNICTAQALLAVCASMYAIWHGPEGLKAIARHVHELASTFAAAVENESTLELVHKDFFDTVTVRVPGRAQEITDALAESGYLVRPIGTDLVSVAFGESATAKDVVTLAEAFGASVLEETSKDFPEWAVRSNEPITHPVFSSVYSETQMLRYLRALSDKDLALDRSMIPLGSCTMKLNPTTGMEPITWPEFANIHPFAPDSQTRGWRALIEELEGWLADITGYARVSVQPNAGSQGELAGLLAISRYHQSRGDNQRDIILIPQSAHGTNAASATLANLRVVVVATAADGSIDVDDLDAKLAKHEGHVAGIMITYPSTHGVFEDTVTDVCEKVHAAGGQVYIDGANLNALAGVARPGKFGGDVSHLNLHKTFTIPHGGGGPGVGPVAVAEHLVPFLPTNPLDSDAAIPCPLSTGVPMVSARFGSAGVLPISWSYIAMMGGKGLREATASAILGANYLARSLKDAFPILYTGENDLVAHECILDLRPITDQTGVTAADVAKRLMDYGFHAPTLSFPVAGTLMVEPTESEDKGELDRFIEALLAIRAEIQQIADGAIEYEESVLHHAPFTAYSIARDNWDHLFSRAQAAYPVASLQANKYFPSVRRLDEAYGDRNFVCSCPPPEAFNVEG
- the sucB gene encoding 2-oxoglutarate dehydrogenase, E2 component, dihydrolipoamide succinyltransferase, coding for MAHSVEMPELGESVTEGTITQWLKSVGDTVDVDEPLLEVSTDKVDTEVPSPVAGVLLEVRFNEDDTVDVGDVIAIIGEEGEAPAASDSDEKKEEPKQEAPKAEPTKEAPKEEPAKEAAKPVDNQNVPYVTPLVRKLANKYGVDLNKVEGTGVGGRIRKQDVLAAAGQGSEPAQKEAPAAVKDPRANWSTKSVDPAKAELIGTTQKVNRIREITAKKMVEALQISAQLTHLQEVDMTNVATLRKDNKPAFIEKYGVNLTYLPFFVKAVVEALVLHPNVNASYNAATKEITYHSDVNIAIAVDTERGLLTPVIHKAQELTLPEIAQAIVDLADRARNNKLKPNDLSGATFTVTNIGSEGALADTPILVPPQVGILGTAAIQKRPVVITENGSDAIAIRQMCYIPFSYDHQIVDGADAGRFTATIKDRLEKAKFQDDLNL
- a CDS encoding leucyl aminopeptidase; this translates as MSTQFSLASRGSATELALAKKLPDDTTALAVALFAGEDGLEFAATGLFDDDLEVAIWELFSAVGATGKAGEIHRVPSIEGIEVDFIVGVGLGNNDKLDDEALRRAAGVAARSLAGVDSVATTLGAFGLRAAVEGFALGAYDYKGIRSESAEAIAAKKPVGTVTFLSLGDKKTAKPEFQAAQITAESVMFARDLVNAPSSHLYPESYAEIIKKEAEDHGIDVEILDEKKLEKLGFGGILAVGNGSARKPRLVRLTWAPKKAKKSVALVGKGITFDTGGISLKPGAGMDDMISDMGGSAAVVATVIGAARLDLKVKITATIPLAENMPSGDAYRPGDVITHYGGITSEILNTDAEGRLVLSDAIARACEDKPDYLIETATLTGAQLVALGDRTSGVMGSDAFRDRIAEIGRSVGEQAWAMPLPEELGEAIKSPVADIRNITKSRSGGMLAAGWYLSHFVAEGIDWVHVDIAGPSYNNAGVYGYTPKRATGVPVRTFLAALAEISEEK